In Megalobrama amblycephala isolate DHTTF-2021 linkage group LG10, ASM1881202v1, whole genome shotgun sequence, one DNA window encodes the following:
- the sfr1 gene encoding swi5-dependent recombination DNA repair protein 1 homolog has product MESTPIKVTPANETTPNAAQSSSSRPSATKSMSASLREKLKRGRHSFRSPLSVVKRLKIEDDTQPQTSQPGDSKHSVIDERETDTDVNRNDMREQRDCSHHTAETDSIQQCEELRKAVKERSETLRRLKMAKMYRKKNDLTQLQRLIDKWRSCAQSVLCELQSELPTEGKQASLSELIDNFGLDDKILHFDRTEEDFTDS; this is encoded by the exons ATGGAGTCAACTCCGATAAAAGTGACACCAGCTAATGAAACTACACCGAATGCAGCCCAGTCTTCTTCAAGTAGGCCCAGTGCAACCAAG TCCATGAGTGCCTCACTGAGGGAGAAGTTAAAAAGAGGACGACACTCATTCAGATCCCCCCTCAGTGTGGTTAAACGCCTTAAAATTGAAGATGACACTCAACCACAGACTTCACAACCGGGAGACTCAAAGCACAGCGTGATTGACGAAAGAGAGACTGATACTGATGTCAATCGGAATGATATGAGGGAGCAAAGAGACTGTTCACATCACACAGCTGAGACTGACTCGATTCAGCAATGTGAAGAGCTAAGAAAAGCAGTGAAGGAGAGATCAGAAACCTTGAGAAGATTAAAGATGGCCAAGATGTATAGAAAAAAG AATGACCTGACCCAGCTGCAGAGGCTCATAGACAAATGGAGATCCTGTGCTCAGTCTGTGCTGTGTGAATTACAGAGTGAATTACCCACAGAGGGAAAACAAGCTAGTCTTTCTGAACTTATAGACAATTTTGGGTTAGATGACAAAATACTGCACTTTGATAGAACAGAGGAAGACTTCACAGACTCCTGA